In the Alligator mississippiensis isolate rAllMis1 chromosome 7, rAllMis1, whole genome shotgun sequence genome, one interval contains:
- the LOC106737755 gene encoding pulmonary surfactant-associated protein C encodes MDISSKEALVEAPPRYTASPRLPCIPHQVKCLLIVVVVLVLLVVVVVGFLLLGLHITEKHTETVLRMTIQGQDGEESPQQLSMSRKERAGTFYVKEGINSSAMVVYDYNKLIISYRSWLAQACYITRIDKDNIQGLDAITKAFQYHQLKQGKEKESKGFPVPLADRSILGTTVNILCSNVPIYWA; translated from the exons ATGGACATTAGCAGCAAGGAGGCTCTGGTAGAGGCGCCTCCG AGGTACACAGCCTCCCCTCGGCTTCCCTGCATTCCCCACCAGGTCAAGTGTCTCCTGATTGTTGTGGTGGTGCTCGTGCTCCTGGTTGTGGTGGTCGTGGGCTTCCTCCTGCTGGGCTTGCACATCACTGAGAAGCACACAGAAACG GTGTTGCGAATGACCAtccagggccaggatggggagGAGTCCCCACAGCAGCTCTCCATGAGCAGGAAGGAACGAGCAGGGACTTTCTATGTCAAGGAAGGCATCAACTCTTCTGCCATGGTCGTGTATGACTACAACAAA CTGATCATCAGCTACAGATCCTGGCTGGCCCAAGCCTGCTACATTACCAGGATTGACAAGGACAACATCCAGGGCCTGGACGCCATCACCAAGGCATTCCAGTATCACCAG CTCAAGCAGGGCAAGGAAAAGGAGAGCAAGGGCTTCCCTGTGCCTCTGGCTGACCGCTCCATTTTAGGCACCACTGTCAACATCCTCTGCAGCAATGTTCCCATCTACTGGGCCTAG